One Fuerstiella marisgermanici DNA window includes the following coding sequences:
- a CDS encoding glycosyltransferase: MIDSVPKQKPKPFVLHTRVVTGTGGGPEKTILNSPRYLRELGIDSACLFMRPPGDEGFATLETKAATAKAEIIGVDDCGPFDRNVVRECIRICKERNVTIWHAHDYKSNALGLLVRRAHKMRLVTTAHGWVRFTAKTPVYYMIDRLSMKRYDQVICVSQDLHDRCRKMRIPTERLTLIDNAIVVDDYDPSPPHQIERNRFGFDNQHIVLGAVGRLSEEKGFHHLIDAVAQLVADGRPIGLLIAGEGHLKEQLQAQIDKRGLQNNVRLVGFLSDPRDLYRAIDIFVLSSLREGLPNVVLEAMASQRAVVTTNVNGIPRLVTNGENGIVVETDSVEELYQGLEVCLESEELRQRIAAAGRRTVEEQFCFGRRMATVVDVYSKLDASLAQQIAASHAQERHMAEPAGV; encoded by the coding sequence ATGATCGATTCAGTTCCGAAACAGAAGCCAAAGCCATTTGTCCTGCATACGCGAGTCGTGACAGGCACGGGCGGCGGGCCGGAAAAAACGATTCTGAACTCGCCCCGATACCTGCGAGAACTTGGAATCGATTCCGCCTGTCTGTTTATGCGCCCGCCTGGCGACGAAGGCTTCGCGACGCTGGAAACCAAGGCGGCCACCGCCAAAGCGGAGATCATTGGCGTCGATGACTGCGGCCCATTTGATCGCAACGTGGTGCGAGAATGCATTCGCATTTGCAAAGAACGCAACGTGACAATCTGGCACGCGCACGATTACAAGAGTAACGCGCTTGGGCTACTGGTACGGCGGGCCCACAAGATGCGCCTTGTCACGACGGCCCACGGCTGGGTCCGCTTCACCGCAAAGACGCCGGTGTATTACATGATCGATCGCCTCAGCATGAAGCGGTACGATCAGGTCATCTGCGTGTCGCAGGATTTGCACGATCGTTGCCGCAAGATGCGTATTCCAACGGAACGGCTAACACTGATCGACAACGCCATCGTGGTCGATGACTACGATCCTTCGCCACCGCACCAAATCGAACGCAATCGCTTCGGCTTCGACAACCAACACATCGTGCTGGGTGCGGTCGGGCGATTGTCCGAAGAAAAAGGGTTCCATCACCTTATCGATGCGGTTGCGCAATTGGTCGCCGATGGCCGCCCAATCGGACTGCTCATTGCCGGCGAAGGCCACCTGAAAGAACAATTGCAGGCTCAGATCGACAAGCGGGGTTTGCAAAACAACGTCCGTCTGGTCGGTTTCCTGAGTGATCCGCGAGACCTTTACCGAGCCATCGACATTTTCGTTTTAAGCAGTTTGCGTGAAGGTTTGCCAAACGTTGTGCTGGAAGCCATGGCGTCTCAACGAGCCGTCGTGACAACTAACGTGAATGGTATCCCACGGTTGGTCACCAACGGTGAAAACGGAATCGTGGTCGAAACAGACAGCGTTGAAGAACTGTATCAGGGACTGGAAGTCTGCCTGGAAAGCGAAGAACTGCGCCAACGAATTGCTGCCGCAGGTCGACGCACGGTGGAAGAACAGTTTTGCTTTGGCCGACGGATGGCGACGGTCGTAGACGTATACAGCAAGTTGGACGCATCCTTAGCACAGCAGATCGCAGCGAGCCATGCGCAGGAACGACACATGGCCGAACCTGCCGGCGTTTGA
- a CDS encoding FemAB family XrtA/PEP-CTERM system-associated protein, whose translation MSTIVIDKPTTATIHGANAAPNGWNDYLQSWGYDGFHLRAEWANVFESSLSHRPHFLWATIDNRIVGVLPLMFVAGPIFGRFLASQPYLNTGGVLADSDTIAKTLIDRAVDLADELDVKHLELRHEHYHEHPRMNASATEKVHMRLALPETSEQLWDSLKSKVRSQIRKPLNNSELTHEFGRHDALNTFYDIFCRNMRDLGTPPFPKSLFNQMLNQFGDDAEICTVRFNGTPVSSGFLLHGPETTLIPSASALREFNRTSCNMLMYWHVLERAIERGQTTFDFGRSSVDAGTHKFKKQWGSEEFPAVWQYYSRKGNVTDARPNSGKYDRMIATWQKLPVWLTKIIGPKIVRGIP comes from the coding sequence GTGTCAACAATCGTCATCGACAAACCCACAACCGCCACTATTCACGGCGCGAACGCTGCGCCAAACGGATGGAATGATTATCTGCAGAGCTGGGGGTACGACGGCTTCCACCTGCGCGCTGAGTGGGCGAACGTCTTCGAGTCGTCTCTTAGTCACCGTCCTCATTTCCTATGGGCAACTATTGATAACCGGATCGTTGGCGTGCTGCCGCTGATGTTCGTCGCCGGTCCAATCTTCGGCCGATTTCTGGCCAGCCAGCCGTACCTCAACACTGGCGGAGTCCTCGCAGATTCCGACACGATCGCAAAGACGTTGATTGATCGAGCCGTCGACCTGGCAGACGAACTCGACGTCAAGCACCTCGAGCTTCGTCACGAACACTACCACGAACACCCACGCATGAATGCTTCCGCAACGGAAAAAGTTCACATGCGTTTAGCGCTGCCGGAAACATCCGAACAGCTATGGGACAGCCTGAAGTCGAAAGTCCGCAGCCAGATTCGCAAGCCGCTCAACAATTCGGAACTCACCCATGAGTTCGGTCGCCACGATGCATTGAATACGTTCTACGATATTTTCTGCCGCAACATGCGAGACCTCGGCACGCCCCCGTTTCCGAAGTCGCTGTTCAACCAGATGCTGAACCAATTCGGCGACGATGCAGAAATCTGTACCGTTCGCTTCAACGGTACACCGGTCTCGTCCGGCTTCCTGCTGCACGGACCCGAAACAACTTTAATCCCCAGCGCCAGCGCACTCCGCGAATTCAATCGCACTAGCTGCAATATGCTGATGTACTGGCATGTGCTGGAACGAGCCATCGAGCGTGGCCAGACGACGTTCGACTTCGGTCGCAGTTCCGTCGACGCGGGAACTCATAAGTTCAAAAAGCAGTGGGGCTCAGAAGAGTTCCCCGCTGTTTGGCAATACTACAGCCGCAAAGGAAACGTCACGGACGCTCGGCCCAACAGCGGCAAGTACGACCGCATGATCGCAACCTGGCAAAAACTCCCCGTCTGGCTCACCAAAATCATCGGCCCCAAAATCGTACGCGGCATCCCTTAG
- a CDS encoding glycosyltransferase, which yields MPDRQATQPASLVVFSDDWGRHPSSCQHLIKQLLPSYKVLWVNTIGTRAPRLDMATLRRVTEKLKQWKSNRGEVASDLGGSPQHGNLTVVNPRMWPWFTRSVDRKINASMLSRSLTPLIKALPQPVSAITTLPITSDLPGRLPVDHWLYYCVDDFGEWPGLDGNTLRDMDVQMIKKADSIVAVSEHLQKMIRGHGRESALLTHGVDLNFWKATSIAEAAPPAIGAFNGPLAVFWGVVDPRLDTPMLTTLSKRMKDGTIVLAGPQQNPDDAILKLPNVRAIGSQPFEDLPKIAQAADVLIMPYADLPVTRAMQPLKMKEYIATGKPVVTSNLPSVQEWRDCMDVAAIDTEFADAVLRRISEGLPTSQAQARQRLCHESWAAKAQTIEQHINRLSTSEELHLA from the coding sequence ATGCCCGATAGACAAGCGACCCAACCCGCGTCACTAGTCGTCTTTTCCGACGACTGGGGACGGCACCCGTCTTCGTGCCAACACCTGATTAAGCAACTGCTTCCCAGCTACAAAGTGCTGTGGGTCAACACCATTGGCACTCGCGCGCCGAGACTGGACATGGCCACGCTTCGCCGCGTGACAGAAAAATTAAAGCAGTGGAAGTCGAATCGTGGTGAGGTCGCCAGCGACTTAGGCGGCAGTCCTCAACACGGCAACCTAACCGTAGTCAACCCGCGCATGTGGCCATGGTTCACTCGCAGCGTTGACCGAAAGATCAATGCGTCGATGCTGTCCCGAAGCCTAACACCGCTGATTAAGGCACTACCGCAACCAGTTTCAGCCATCACAACTCTGCCAATCACTTCGGACCTGCCAGGTCGACTGCCGGTCGATCACTGGCTGTACTATTGCGTCGACGATTTTGGTGAGTGGCCAGGTCTGGATGGAAACACGCTTCGCGACATGGACGTGCAGATGATCAAAAAAGCCGACAGCATCGTGGCTGTCAGTGAACACCTGCAAAAAATGATCCGCGGGCATGGCCGTGAATCCGCACTGCTGACTCATGGAGTCGACCTAAACTTCTGGAAGGCGACTTCAATCGCTGAAGCCGCTCCGCCCGCAATAGGCGCCTTCAACGGGCCGCTCGCCGTTTTCTGGGGCGTTGTCGATCCGCGGTTGGACACGCCAATGTTGACAACTCTGTCCAAACGCATGAAGGACGGCACCATCGTCCTTGCCGGGCCGCAGCAGAATCCGGATGACGCTATTTTGAAGCTGCCAAATGTGCGAGCTATCGGTTCGCAACCGTTTGAAGACCTACCAAAGATCGCTCAGGCAGCCGACGTCCTGATCATGCCGTATGCTGACCTGCCGGTGACGCGAGCAATGCAGCCACTGAAAATGAAGGAATACATCGCGACCGGAAAGCCCGTCGTCACCAGCAACCTTCCGTCTGTCCAGGAATGGCGAGACTGCATGGATGTCGCAGCCATTGACACTGAATTCGCCGATGCTGTGTTAAGAAGAATTAGTGAAGGCCTGCCGACTTCGCAGGCACAAGCGCGTCAAAGACTGTGCCATGAAAGTTGGGCAGCGAAGGCTCAGACGATCGAACAGCACATCAACAGACTTTCCACCTCAGAAGAACTTCATCTGGCATGA
- a CDS encoding glycosyltransferase: MLQAAPTTQPSNTTDTHPTICHVIHALGVGGAEVLVDVMVRRMSDRYRCVIAVLDEIGPIGERLRADGFVVEHLHRQPGIDRGCARRLHAFADQHGAEIFHAHQYTPFFQAMLSRGLTGSRPVLFTEHGRHFPDAPSRKRSIVNRLLLRKQDRLVGVGGAVRQALIDNEGLPPSRCEVVYNGVDLDDLASAADDARIRIRQEFGFAADDFVAVQVARLHELKDHQTALKAIDEARQTAPNIRLLIVGDGDERAAIEQTIAQLNLADHIKLAGTRSDIADLLAASDAFLLSSISEGIPLTIIEAMAACLPVVSTAVGGIPEMITQGNSGFLADARDHAALAASLVQLQQSPALCLSVGSEGRAVAHRTFSLAGMLNAYGRMYEEMLHAR; encoded by the coding sequence ATGCTTCAGGCCGCCCCGACAACACAGCCTTCCAACACAACGGACACTCACCCGACCATCTGCCACGTAATTCACGCGTTGGGAGTTGGCGGGGCAGAAGTCCTTGTGGACGTGATGGTGCGCCGCATGAGCGATCGGTATCGCTGCGTGATTGCCGTGCTGGATGAAATCGGCCCGATCGGTGAACGGTTGCGGGCCGATGGGTTTGTCGTAGAGCACCTGCATCGTCAGCCGGGAATCGACCGAGGCTGCGCCAGAAGGCTGCACGCTTTCGCCGACCAGCACGGAGCCGAAATCTTTCACGCTCATCAATACACGCCATTTTTCCAGGCCATGCTTAGCCGAGGACTCACCGGTTCGCGGCCTGTGTTGTTTACCGAACACGGTCGCCACTTTCCGGATGCTCCCAGCCGCAAACGCTCCATCGTGAATCGACTGCTGCTGCGAAAGCAGGATCGATTAGTCGGTGTTGGCGGAGCAGTACGGCAGGCATTAATCGACAACGAAGGCCTGCCGCCCAGTCGGTGTGAAGTAGTCTACAACGGCGTAGACCTGGATGATCTGGCCTCGGCTGCAGATGACGCTCGGATCCGCATTCGGCAAGAGTTTGGATTCGCAGCCGACGACTTTGTTGCCGTTCAGGTGGCTCGCTTACACGAACTGAAAGACCATCAAACGGCTCTTAAGGCTATCGACGAGGCTCGCCAAACGGCGCCCAACATCCGTCTTCTGATTGTGGGTGACGGAGACGAACGAGCGGCGATCGAACAAACAATCGCCCAACTCAACTTAGCCGACCACATAAAGCTGGCGGGAACGCGATCAGACATTGCGGACCTGTTGGCCGCGTCGGATGCGTTTCTGCTTAGCAGCATCAGCGAAGGCATTCCGCTGACAATCATCGAAGCCATGGCCGCGTGCCTGCCCGTGGTGTCGACCGCCGTGGGTGGCATTCCTGAAATGATTACACAGGGCAATTCGGGATTCCTCGCCGATGCTAGGGACCACGCAGCGCTGGCCGCCAGCCTCGTGCAACTACAGCAGAGCCCCGCGTTGTGCCTATCCGTTGGCAGCGAAGGTCGAGCGGTCGCTCACCGGACGTTCTCTCTTGCCGGCATGCTGAATGCGTACGGTCGCATGTATGAGGAGATGCTGCATGCCCGATAG
- a CDS encoding IS1380 family transposase, with translation MVTECSREKLLFEGHGRREVCAAFDGGKITSDGGGLLLREVEERFGILRSFTASFTDHRSEHSEFSVEELLRQRVMGIALGYEDLNDHEQLRHDPLLALMCGRRDITGQDRAAECSKGVPLAGKSTLNRLELTPVGATKNSRYKKIVASVSTLQDTLVDVFIRMRSKQGVPTELVLDLDATDDPVHGDQLGKFFHGYYKSYCFLPLYTFCGGWPLGAVLRPSNIDGCAGTVKELERIVPRLRAAWPNVRMIVRADGGFCRDNILAWCEKNRVDYIIGLAKNKRLVKAIGGELQQAKVQFEATGEAARVFKDFRYRTKETWSCERRVIGKAEHLRKGANSRFVVTSLSLERVDARMLYEDRYCARGDMENRIKEQQLYLFADRTSTHNMRSNQLRLLFSTMAYLLHHVLREFGLAGTEMQNAQAGTIRSKLLKIGTKIQVSVRRVVISFSESYPYQPLFERVLANLRRHRPQVMQV, from the coding sequence GTGGTGACAGAGTGTAGCAGAGAGAAGTTGTTATTCGAGGGTCACGGTCGGCGAGAAGTTTGTGCCGCGTTTGATGGTGGAAAGATCACGTCAGATGGTGGCGGGTTGTTGTTGCGGGAAGTCGAAGAGCGGTTTGGTATCCTTCGATCGTTCACGGCGAGCTTTACGGATCATCGAAGTGAGCACAGTGAGTTCTCAGTCGAAGAACTGTTGCGGCAGCGAGTCATGGGAATCGCTCTGGGCTATGAAGATCTGAACGATCACGAGCAGTTGCGACATGATCCTCTGCTGGCTCTGATGTGCGGGCGACGAGATATCACCGGACAGGATCGTGCTGCCGAATGCAGCAAAGGTGTTCCGCTGGCCGGGAAGAGCACGCTCAATCGGTTGGAACTCACGCCGGTTGGGGCGACCAAAAACAGTCGCTACAAAAAGATCGTCGCCAGTGTTTCCACACTTCAGGATACTCTGGTCGATGTTTTCATTCGCATGCGAAGCAAGCAAGGTGTGCCGACGGAACTCGTGCTTGATCTCGACGCCACGGATGATCCGGTGCACGGCGATCAGCTCGGGAAATTTTTCCACGGCTACTACAAAAGCTACTGCTTTCTGCCGTTGTATACGTTCTGCGGCGGCTGGCCGCTCGGCGCCGTGCTGCGTCCTTCAAACATTGACGGCTGTGCGGGAACGGTGAAAGAACTCGAACGCATCGTTCCCAGGCTGCGAGCCGCATGGCCGAACGTTCGGATGATCGTTCGAGCGGACGGTGGTTTTTGTCGCGACAATATTCTCGCCTGGTGCGAGAAAAACCGTGTCGATTACATCATTGGCCTGGCAAAGAACAAGCGTCTTGTGAAGGCAATCGGGGGCGAACTTCAGCAGGCGAAGGTTCAGTTTGAAGCAACGGGCGAAGCGGCTCGGGTGTTCAAAGATTTTCGGTATCGCACGAAGGAGACATGGTCATGCGAACGCCGAGTCATCGGCAAAGCCGAACATCTTCGCAAAGGAGCCAACTCGCGTTTCGTCGTCACCAGTCTTTCGCTCGAACGCGTCGACGCACGTATGCTGTACGAAGATCGTTACTGCGCGCGGGGCGACATGGAAAACCGGATCAAGGAACAGCAGCTTTATCTGTTCGCGGATCGCACGAGCACTCACAACATGCGTTCGAATCAACTGCGGTTGCTGTTCTCGACGATGGCGTATTTGCTGCACCACGTGCTGCGGGAATTCGGCCTGGCGGGGACCGAGATGCAGAACGCTCAGGCGGGCACAATTCGTTCGAAGCTGCTGAAGATCGGCACGAAGATTCAGGTGAGCGTTCGGCGCGTGGTGATCAGCTTTTCCGAATCATATCCGTACCAGCCACTGTTCGAACGAGTCCTTGCTAATCTCCGCCGCCACAGACCGCAGGTCATGCAGGTCTGA
- a CDS encoding patatin-like phospholipase family protein, producing MSEQPSEWELIRERRAAAFPDSGVAPAKESPQAEQRPDNLVGLALSGGGIRSALYNDGFLQGLSHRGFLRYVDYMASVSGGGYIAGHLTAQADPLPDGAKSPPDEKPDAAQSNAKKSFHDDPHRWKLGRDPDNGQIRQDRLTGIGGYLSRPLDLLPNYLWSCGFNAAFYLGLSGIVATFIALLWRSFDTIDFRYLYFSVLGLTAGNELTVAFIPAMIVLLVYLATGAVFWTLRSAAGVAAWRTQRSNSGGATQQEPSKWRTQLQRWHVACRKIGLGLLAVALLASVAVFIGNGKTRFQANSQDFFLNHYAQVFAIAAAGVQILVFLGKDRLFRSEQQEAKNWLKHGQRMITAGLIVLAGFAIVHWMAREDISHYTQRRDPHLETGDVTDWYALHDLFESDRVADPSRPKVETAIRSFWFGEHLTSLVEYMKLIYGPGHLEAADNVPISVRPKRSYLESIASRRVWLKKEFEDRHEINPVLPQAVEAWNLWHRIYGAAYAYHITVIQPSIIDSLRAEEMISEPGGVRETLLRQLMAYKATQKRQQAFLRNWNRTLESPAFTARLLASLETNGSGRNAEKPNPDVSRDRG from the coding sequence ATGAGTGAACAACCCAGTGAATGGGAACTGATCCGTGAAAGAAGGGCCGCCGCTTTTCCTGATAGCGGCGTCGCACCCGCAAAGGAATCACCACAGGCTGAACAGCGGCCTGACAATCTGGTTGGACTGGCTCTATCCGGCGGCGGAATACGGTCTGCCTTGTACAACGACGGATTCCTGCAGGGGTTGTCTCACCGCGGTTTTCTGAGATATGTAGACTATATGGCGAGCGTCTCGGGTGGCGGCTACATTGCCGGCCACCTGACCGCTCAGGCAGACCCGCTGCCGGACGGAGCAAAGTCGCCACCAGACGAGAAGCCTGACGCAGCCCAATCCAACGCGAAAAAGTCGTTTCACGACGACCCGCACCGCTGGAAGCTGGGACGCGATCCGGACAACGGACAAATTCGCCAGGACAGGCTCACCGGAATCGGTGGCTATCTGAGCCGACCGCTGGATCTGCTACCGAATTATCTCTGGTCGTGCGGATTCAATGCCGCGTTTTACCTGGGTCTTTCCGGCATCGTGGCGACGTTCATCGCACTGCTGTGGCGTTCGTTCGACACCATTGATTTCCGGTACTTGTACTTCAGTGTTCTAGGCCTGACAGCTGGAAACGAACTCACCGTAGCGTTTATTCCGGCCATGATTGTGCTGCTGGTGTATCTCGCGACAGGTGCCGTGTTCTGGACACTCAGATCTGCTGCCGGAGTAGCGGCATGGCGGACTCAGCGATCAAATTCAGGGGGTGCGACACAGCAAGAGCCGTCGAAGTGGCGGACGCAACTTCAGCGTTGGCATGTGGCGTGCAGAAAAATCGGCCTGGGATTGCTTGCAGTCGCACTGTTGGCGTCCGTGGCCGTATTTATCGGCAACGGCAAGACTCGGTTTCAGGCGAACTCACAGGACTTTTTCCTGAACCATTACGCGCAGGTTTTTGCCATCGCGGCGGCGGGCGTTCAGATCCTCGTGTTTCTTGGAAAGGATCGCCTGTTCCGATCAGAACAGCAGGAAGCCAAGAACTGGCTAAAACACGGCCAGCGCATGATCACGGCCGGACTCATTGTGTTAGCCGGATTTGCCATCGTTCACTGGATGGCGCGTGAAGACATTAGCCACTACACGCAAAGACGTGACCCGCATCTGGAAACTGGTGACGTCACGGACTGGTACGCTTTGCACGACCTTTTCGAATCCGATCGGGTCGCCGATCCTTCACGCCCAAAAGTTGAAACAGCGATCCGTAGCTTTTGGTTCGGCGAACACCTGACTAGCCTTGTGGAGTACATGAAACTTATCTACGGGCCCGGCCACCTGGAAGCTGCCGACAACGTTCCTATTTCAGTGCGGCCGAAACGCAGTTACCTGGAATCCATTGCTTCTCGCCGCGTGTGGTTAAAAAAGGAATTCGAAGACCGCCACGAGATCAACCCCGTGCTTCCGCAAGCCGTTGAAGCGTGGAATCTATGGCACCGGATCTACGGGGCCGCGTATGCCTACCACATCACTGTAATCCAGCCCTCGATCATTGATTCGTTGCGTGCCGAAGAGATGATTTCAGAACCCGGCGGCGTTCGCGAAACACTGCTCAGGCAACTGATGGCCTACAAGGCCACTCAAAAACGGCAGCAAGCCTTTTTGCGGAACTGGAATCGAACTCTGGAATCTCCAGCGTTCACAGCAAGATTGCTGGCAAGTCTGGAAACTAATGGCAGCGGCAGGAACGCAGAAAAACCTAACCCGGATGTCTCACGCGATCGGGGTTGA
- a CDS encoding sensor histidine kinase, with amino-acid sequence MSDQQKIAELEAQVRLLDEQLMQAQKLSSVGALASSITHEFNNILTTVINYAKMGIRHKDAKTRDKSFDRILAAGQRATKITTGMLAYARNTGDRFDPCELNKLLEDVMVLVQKDLQMHRIGVDETIEPGVWAKVNSSQIQQILINLIVNARQAMKEGGRLKLVIRDNPSEGWAEISVGDSGCGIPNDKLQKIFDPFFTTKKADARGQGGTGIGLSLCRRIIEAHKGRIRVESEVGKGTMFTLKLPRAESPAGLIDTSAA; translated from the coding sequence ATGAGTGATCAGCAGAAAATTGCAGAACTGGAAGCTCAAGTGCGGCTATTGGACGAGCAGCTCATGCAGGCTCAAAAGCTAAGTTCCGTGGGAGCTCTCGCCAGCAGCATCACTCATGAGTTTAACAACATCCTGACCACCGTGATCAACTACGCCAAAATGGGCATCCGCCATAAAGATGCGAAAACGCGAGACAAGTCGTTCGATCGCATCTTGGCCGCCGGCCAACGAGCGACCAAAATCACCACTGGGATGCTGGCGTACGCCCGAAACACGGGCGATCGCTTCGATCCCTGTGAACTCAACAAGCTGCTGGAAGACGTCATGGTGCTGGTGCAGAAAGATCTGCAAATGCACCGCATCGGCGTCGACGAAACCATCGAACCCGGCGTGTGGGCGAAGGTGAACAGCAGCCAAATTCAGCAGATCCTGATCAACCTGATCGTTAATGCGCGACAGGCCATGAAAGAAGGCGGCCGCCTGAAGCTGGTGATTCGTGACAATCCCTCTGAAGGCTGGGCAGAGATTTCTGTCGGCGATTCCGGGTGCGGCATTCCCAACGACAAGCTTCAGAAAATCTTCGACCCGTTCTTCACCACCAAGAAAGCAGACGCGCGCGGCCAGGGCGGAACGGGCATTGGCCTGTCGTTGTGCCGTCGAATCATCGAAGCTCACAAAGGCCGCATCCGAGTGGAAAGTGAAGTCGGCAAAGGCACGATGTTCACTCTGAAGCTGCCTCGAGCGGAATCACCAGCTGGGCTGATCGACACGTCAGCCGCGTGA
- the asnB gene encoding asparagine synthase (glutamine-hydrolyzing), which yields MCGITGVLYADRHRTPDKAVLKAMGDAIAHRGPDGEGFFKANNVGLVHRRLAIIDLAGGNQPIANEDESVQVVFNGEIYNYPELKQQLESRGHIFRTNSDTEVLVHLYEEHGRGLVKHLRGMFAFALWDARRGELLLARDHLGQKPLFIYRDNEKLLFGSELKAILAHPNVDRSIAPEAIEDYLTFGVIPGERSIFARVKRLPAAHTLVVSTNHFNMSAERYWQLSFDNEVTASNDEWKQRIDDQVRESVKTHLIADVPVGAFLSGGLDSSAIVASLADVVSEPLQTFSIGFQEKRYSELPYAEEVARHFGTNHREAIVTPDAVRDLDELVYFYDEPFADASAIPTMAVARMASQHVKVCLSGDGGDEAFGGYARYSHDLKEAAIRDRLPWLFRNMALRPLSVVWPKADWLPRPLRLKTLLQNLSADPAGAYANTLSACRRQMRSRLLNRPFRRLLGGHRPETFVEDAFRTGHRDALSGMLAADTNFLLPDDFLTKVDRASMAYGLEVRPPLIDVQLMELAASMPSRLKIRNGSKKWILKQVFQSRLPSKLAHRRKQGFELPVDAWLRGPLREQVEHVVLRKDAPIAEYINSDYANGIYKSHCNQTGRFGQVLWSLLMLGRWLEAYGTTSTGNDRTSFNNPVSTNVLCASGT from the coding sequence ATGTGCGGCATTACTGGAGTTCTCTACGCCGACCGTCACCGAACGCCGGACAAGGCCGTTCTGAAGGCGATGGGCGATGCAATTGCGCACCGCGGACCGGACGGCGAAGGGTTCTTCAAAGCCAACAACGTGGGCCTTGTGCATCGCCGACTGGCCATTATCGATCTCGCAGGCGGCAACCAGCCGATCGCCAACGAAGACGAATCCGTCCAGGTCGTGTTCAACGGCGAAATCTACAACTACCCTGAACTCAAGCAGCAACTGGAATCGCGCGGACACATCTTCCGAACGAATTCGGACACAGAAGTGCTGGTCCATCTGTACGAAGAACACGGACGCGGCCTGGTGAAACACCTGCGCGGCATGTTCGCCTTCGCCCTGTGGGACGCTCGCAGGGGCGAACTGCTTCTGGCTCGCGATCATCTTGGTCAGAAGCCGCTGTTCATCTACCGCGACAACGAAAAGCTTCTGTTCGGTTCAGAACTGAAAGCCATCCTCGCTCATCCCAACGTTGATCGCAGCATCGCTCCTGAAGCCATCGAAGACTACCTGACGTTTGGTGTGATCCCCGGCGAACGAAGTATCTTCGCGCGAGTCAAGCGTCTTCCGGCGGCTCACACGCTGGTCGTCAGTACCAATCATTTTAACATGAGCGCCGAACGGTACTGGCAACTATCCTTCGACAACGAAGTCACCGCTTCCAATGACGAATGGAAACAGCGAATCGACGACCAGGTGCGTGAAAGCGTTAAGACGCACTTAATCGCAGACGTACCGGTCGGTGCGTTCTTAAGCGGCGGTCTGGACAGCAGCGCGATTGTAGCGTCGCTGGCGGACGTGGTTTCTGAACCGCTGCAAACGTTTTCCATCGGGTTCCAGGAAAAGCGTTACAGCGAACTTCCGTATGCCGAAGAGGTGGCCAGACACTTCGGAACCAACCATCGCGAAGCCATCGTCACTCCGGACGCCGTTCGGGATCTGGATGAGCTGGTCTACTTCTACGACGAACCCTTCGCCGACGCATCTGCCATCCCGACGATGGCCGTCGCTCGCATGGCATCGCAGCACGTTAAAGTGTGCCTGTCTGGAGACGGGGGCGACGAAGCGTTCGGCGGGTACGCTCGCTACAGCCACGACCTAAAAGAAGCGGCCATCCGAGACCGCCTGCCGTGGCTGTTCCGCAATATGGCGTTGCGACCGTTGTCGGTCGTCTGGCCAAAAGCGGACTGGCTGCCTCGACCACTGCGACTCAAAACGCTGCTGCAGAATCTGTCCGCGGATCCGGCCGGAGCCTACGCGAACACGCTGTCTGCCTGTCGCCGTCAAATGCGAAGTCGCCTTCTGAACCGACCGTTCCGACGGTTGCTCGGTGGCCATCGCCCCGAAACATTCGTCGAAGACGCTTTCCGCACCGGACACCGCGACGCGCTAAGCGGCATGCTGGCAGCGGACACCAACTTTCTGTTGCCGGACGATTTTTTGACGAAGGTTGATCGAGCCAGCATGGCGTACGGACTGGAAGTTCGGCCGCCGCTGATCGATGTGCAGTTAATGGAATTGGCCGCGTCGATGCCGTCACGTCTGAAGATTCGCAACGGTTCGAAGAAGTGGATTCTGAAGCAGGTGTTTCAATCGCGTCTGCCCAGCAAGCTGGCTCACCGCCGTAAGCAGGGTTTCGAACTCCCCGTTGACGCATGGCTGCGAGGACCTCTTCGAGAGCAGGTCGAACACGTGGTCCTTCGCAAGGACGCACCGATTGCCGAATACATCAATTCCGACTACGCCAACGGCATTTACAAGTCGCATTGCAATCAGACGGGACGTTTCGGCCAGGTGCTGTGGTCACTGCTTATGCTGGGCCGCTGGCTGGAGGCGTATGGAACCACATCAACCGGAAACGATCGCACCTCTTTTAACAACCCGGTATCAACAAACGTCCTGTGTGCGAGCGGCACGTGA